In the Hevea brasiliensis isolate MT/VB/25A 57/8 chromosome 8, ASM3005281v1, whole genome shotgun sequence genome, AACTCCTGCATGGCCTCCAACAACAGGAACATCAACTTGCCTAGGATCAAGTCCCAGAACTTCTGCCtgtaatcatgaaaaagaatttagAAAGCTTCTGAATACAAATGACTGAAGGCAAAAAAATTACAAAACATGTAAAATCCATTGTGGAGCTCTTCCACTAACTATTTACTTGGTTTGGCTTATTTTAACTATGTTTACCTTGCAATTCATTGCGCAAGTAGTTTTTCTATACAAATATTGATAGGTAGTCCCACTTTTCAATACATACCACAAAGGTATTTGCTCTCACAACATCAAGCGTTGTAACTCCCAAAAGTCGCTTTGGGTCATACATCCCAGCTTTCTTGAAAACCTCAGCTGCAATTGGAACTGTAGAATTAACTGGATTACTGATCAAATTGACAATTGCTTTGGGGCAGCACTTGGCAATTCCTTCACAAAGGATTCTGACAATCCCAGCATTAATGTTGAAAAGATCATCCCTAGTCATTCCAGGCTTCCTTGGCACACCAGCAGGTATGATTACAAGATCCATGCCTGTAAGAGCATTCTCAAGCTGTGGCTGTCCTAAGAAACCACGAACCTAGAAACCCAAAGAGAACAATTACCATCAAATGCTGTACAGTCTAACTCATTAAGTTCTGATCTTCTCCTTGTGGAACTTTCCTATTACCTGGCTAAATGATACtcttttgaataaaaaaaattgacaacTTAACTCCAATCActagttttttaaaaaaataaaaataccaaATCTAATCTGTTTCAAATTATTCCACGAGACTTCCTAAATTATCAGAACATAAGCCTTAATTCCAGAAGAATAATTCAATCTCAAATACAAAAACCAATTAATGGGGATTAATAATTACCACAGCACCAGTGTCCATGTGGCTAATATCAGCTGTAACACCAGGGGCATTCACAACATCATAGAGATGAAGAACTGAGACCAAAGGGTTCATCTTCATTAGCATTGCAAGAGGTTGGCCAATGCCTCCAGCAGCACCCAAAATAGCCACCTTGAACCCTGGTGCCCCTCCTTTAGTCCGACAATCAGCTCTCCTCAGAATAGAACTTCCCTCCATCTATCCAAAAGGCCATAGTCCACACAACAATCCCAACACAATCAAAATCCATGAAATAAAAAGTTTAGTCTTGGTTAACATCCatcaaatattaaatttttttacttcAAATTTCAATAACAGAAACTAAAATAGGTAAACATGAACAATTTTATAAGACCCTGACAAAGCTGGTGCAGAAGATTCTCCGTTCAGCTCTTTTCGAATGTTCATGTATACCAATTCCAATTAAAGATAAAATTAACAGTTTAGGTTTCTGTTCAATACCCAGAAAAGAAAATCATGTACAACACAAAAATGCAATACATCATTCCTCAATCCTCACAACTTACAATACTGAGACAAGTGAAAGGAGAGAACCTGGAAATTGGGAGGGAGGAGATGAGCTGATATCCTAGCAATCCGCTGGGTAGCCTCTGCAGAGGACTCCATTGCTATGTATTAAGATAGAAAGATGAAAGAAGTTCACAAACAACaagcaagaaaaagaaaaagttcttAAAGCCGGAAGAAAATGAAGAGATAAATATGAAAATTGAGATATGGAGAGTGAGAAGCAAGAAGTTGACATTTTTGTTTTAGTTCTCTATCAAAATTTAATGGTTTctattttttctttcctttttgtatgTGGAAACAAGTTCTTGAACCCTTATCCCCATCTTAATTACTGAATCTCTGTGGCTCTCATATTTTCTTCACAAAAAGAATTCTGTTATTTTCTGCTCTTCCCTTCTCAGTTCTCACTTTTTTGGAGGGTCTCTTTCTTGATCAATCCACAACCTCAGATTTGGCAGGCAGGAGTGGTAGTAGTAGTAGTACCGCTGCACAAGAGACGTGAAACTATGCTGTTTACACTCTTGACAGGCCTAAGACCTCTCAAAGCCTTCTCGAAATTGTTGGATCAAGATCAAAGTAGCCCAGTGAGATAAAGACTTTCCCATTAATTCATAGCTTAGGCCTGCCATTGAAATTGAACTATGAAGTGTTAGTGGGCTTGGAATTTGCCTAATCTCAAATTTTATAAAGACttaattgtattaaattaaaaccaaaggacttaattgattttaataataaaattagagGGTTAATTTGGATGTTTAGCATTAGATAAAATCTCCCCTTTCTATATATAGAGAGGTTGGTCCAGTGGCCCTCCTATTCTAATTATGACCTTATGCAAGAAGATGTGAGCATTGACTAATGGCAATGGTGCATTGAATAAGTGATTTTGCAGTCTCTCTCTGCTTTGCACCTTTATCCTTTGTTTCCCATTTTCATTTAATACAAAAAAGAATACATAAACAAATACAAATTCAACAACTATAGTGTCTATCATTTTCATAAATACCTAACACTTccatcttctttttcattttcttgtgAACAATATGTGACTTGTTGATTTATCAAGATTTCCTTCATCCACCTTCACAAATAAACAAATTTTACTTCTTGGATTTGTATTGTTGAGGAACAAGCATACCTTGTGTACATTTACCACTtattaatttatgtataatttGCAATTTTTCTCCACTATACataattattttttcataacaaatTTCTAAAAGAAAGATAGCTAAGTGTCTATTATTGTACTATGATCaagaaatcaaatcaaattagcaagattcaattaatttaaggtaaaaaaaaatatatgtttttaatataattttatataaaaatataatattgaaattgtttgtAAAATTATGAGgttttgaatttgaattttaatCATAACCAActacaataaaaaatatataaattttaattatcaaattGATTTCTAAGTACTTAAGTtagatttttatttgatttaattaattaaatattgatttttacaatgaaaatcaagattaaatactaGACAACAACAAAATTAAATTCTTgacttttatttaataaaataaaataaatatataattattaaatattatggttgattaaataaatgtattttgtaattaaatgctTTTGTTATGATTATGATGCCTCTATAATGAAGATGATTAGAGACAAACAATGGATATGTAGTTGATGCTGTATGATTGAATGAATGCAGTTGGaagttatgtgcttctttcaaaaggCTAAGATGGCTGTCTTATCTTCATTTAAAATATTTGCATGCTTTTTCTTGGGTTCATAATTCTTAGCATTTTCTATCCTTAGAAATATTTTAAAGTGGGGAAGGGGAATTGCAATCTTTCTACTTTTTCATTATGATATTCATATCTTTTGTCAAAGATTAGTAACTTTTAGTTTGATGTGTTTTCCAGAAAATAATTTGTATACGATGAAAAGCATCTTTcaagaaaatttttttatgaaaatattttttattaatttattataatattaaattaataatatatattttatatcatgtatatatgcatatttttatattttaataatattataaaaaataaaaaaatgacttttttattttataaaaaataaactattttctttaaaaatgactTTTTTAACCtttgataaaaaattattttttgttaatttattttttgagtactctaaatattaaaaaatatattttaaaaaaatattttgacaAATCAAATGGAgtctcatgaaaaatattttctgtatTTTACTAATATTTGAGATACTCAAAAAAATTAAGCTATTTTTAAATAAAAGAGGAAGTCATTTTCTATTTTTtagatattaataatttattaaaatataaaaatatttatacataaatatatattattaattttatataataatttaataataaaaaatatttttataattattttctatgaaagaaatgaaaacttaatgcGTAATACAAAAATCTCAACATAGGAGAGAAATAGCAAGACTTCAGTTGGACCCCATAATATATATGATTCCTTCAACCATTGACTGCCAAAAGCTAATGCACTACTCACTTGCAATgcaccaaatatatatatatatatatatatatatatatatatatatatatatatatatatatatatatatatatatatatatatataaatacacttattaaatatataaattttatatatttattttaaaattatgatagatTGGATTATGGGTAAGAATTTCCCAATTAAACTTCAGTTCATATTTACAAAATGAATTATGAGGAAGAAAGTAGCTTTCCATTGAATCATTGGTGGGCATCACTTTCCTGGAAGATCAAATGACAGCAACTTGCTCCTACTTGCTCTCTCTAGCTAGCCCTTTGACCAACAAATATTAGAGAGACTAAATGATTCAATTTTCTCATTTTAATATCCAGACAACAACCAAGTATTTGTTTGCAATATTAGCCCTGATTATCGGTCCAGTTTGGATTGATTTTCAATTAAAATCAGTGATTTAATTcaaattgaaattgaatttgaaccAATTCAATTATGATTTCTAattgatttcaattcaattttagcATAATTCAAATACGAGTCTACTTTCGATTTTAATGATGAAACTTTCTAAAGCTGCCATCTATTTCTTTTAAGAAAAGAATATTTTAAGGTGGTGAAGGGGAATTGCAATCTTTTCTACTTTTTCATTATGATATTCATATCTTTTGTCAAAGATTAATtacttttaatttcatgcattttacaaaaaataatttgtagacgaaaagtattttttaagaaaatatttttttattaattaattataatatttaattaataatatatatttttatattatgtatatataagtatttttatattttaataatattattaaaattaaaaaaaaatactttttcttttataaaaaagtttattttccttaaaaatgacttGCTTagcaattgaaaaaaaattatttttgttaaCTTATTTTTTAAGTACTTTAAATAttagaaaatgtgaaaaatattttttaataatatattttaatgaaTCAAATGGAGTctcatggaaaatatttttcgtaTTTTGCTAGCATTTAGGATACTCAATAAAATGAatcaatagaaaatattttcctaattaaaaggaaaattaagttatttttaaataaaagagaaatttattttttattttttaaattttaataattttattaaaatataaaaatatttatgcataaatatatattattaattttacacaataatttaataataaaaaatatttttataaaaaaaatattttttataattattttctatgaaacaaacaaaaaacttttattttttttccctaaAACTTCTTCTCAATTCCACTTCATGTATACTATTTGTATAAAATTAATTTCTTAACTAATAATTCAATGATGGAACCTATTTCGTaaaacagaaaaataaaataaaatttcgataattaatttttttttttttaaatcccaaCATATAGTCTAatagaattattttaattttttttaattgcataTATGCCAGAGGGAAAAGTTAAACTTGAGTCTCTCAAATTcaagtaattttttttctttctcattttttttattgACTTATCATATTTCATACAACATAATAGATAGAAATGGCAACGGGTCGAGTTTTTACTGATATCCAATTCGACTGAATCCTAATAGGGCGAGTTTGAATTTTATATAATCGAGTTTGggatgaatttaagtttaaaaaataatatccatAATAGGTTCGAATCGGATTTGAATTTTACATATTGAGTATCCGTTACTTTAACctgtttatataaaaattaattaaatataatatatatattttttataataatatttataaattttatattttttattttatataaaaaaaaatttaaatatttatgaaattattaaattttttaaaatataaattattaatcaaaataattttttactcaaaatattaattaaaatatataaaattaaacgaattcttcgagaaatttaaattttgataatattaatcaaattttaatattattaaatttattattattatttaatattataataaaataatattacaataatataTGAAACATTtcgtatttataatttaaaaaaagaatATGCCTTTTTTACAAGAGACTTTTTTCTATCCAATCTTTATCTTTTATCACGTCTTTTTaaagcttttatttatttattaaaatttttttatcgtCTTATCATTGTCTGTAATGTAGATTTCATATAATGTTAGTCAGAAAATTACTATAACTTGTTTGCTAGCTAAGAAAATGTCAACTGTAGTAGACTTTCTAAGGCTGTTGTGACCAACTACTTATAATTATTCCATTCcacaattaaatatttattttataatataaaaatctattaaattaaatttttcttaccttAATTTAAtctatcataaatttaaaataaaaatatataataaaattaatttattaaatatataaattttatatatttattttaaatttataaatgaatAGAAAATTTGGGTAAAAATTTCCCGGTTAAACTTAATTCATATTTACAAAATGAATTATGAGGAAGAAAGTAGCACTCCATAGAATCATTGGTGGGCATCACTTTCCTGGAAAATCAAATGACAGCAACTTACTCCTACTTGCCCTCTGCAGGCCGTTGACCGACAAATATTAGAGAGACAAAATGACACAAATTTCTCATTTTAATATCCAGACAACAAACAAGTACTGGTTTGTAATATTAGTCCTAATTTCCGGTCCAGTTCAGATTGATTTCAAATCAAAATCAGCGATTTAATTTGGATTGAAATCAAATTTGAGTCAGTTTAGTTTCAGTTTTTAGCTGTTTTCGATCCGTTTTTGACATGATTCACATACGAGTCTACTTTCGATTTTAATGATGACGCTTTCTAAAGCTGCAATTTTTctttaagaaaagaaaattatctTATATCGAACAAAAATCAGCAATTTGAATTGTCGGTTTGAGTTCGATTTCTATTTAGAACCTTATATGAAGGCTCCTAATCAGCCCCTTTATAATCTGGTTCAGGAATAGTTCGATTCACTTAATCATCGATCTAGAGTCTAGACTAGTTTCAATCtgattcaaaaattgaaccgACCATGATCAGGCCTACTTTGCATGGCTTTCTTTTCTATTAGCCATTCCATAATTTCAAAGATTGGAGAAGTGGAAGCTGCAGGTTATGAAAGAACGCCAAGGTGAGAGTGGATTGGATTCTTTAATGAGCTTCAGAAATTGCAGACAGAAGGGCGAGGAGTGGGGAGAGGTCATCTCATGCTCGTTGAGTATTTTCATTCCACGTGGCGGCTAGAGAGTGCTATAGTCAATTTGGGCGGCTATAAGCTTCCATTTCTGTGCCCCATTTCTTCACAAAGCTGTCATCTCTTGCGCACCTCTTAATTACAGCTCGTTTACTCTTCCCTACACCGTCAAGAATCTTGCATTTCTTCTTCATCTTATTTTTCCCCTTTCTTAAAATACATCCTCTAAAGGCCacgtattattattaaaaatatttttttaaaaaaatatatatttttaaaaagaatttaaaataaattttttaatttaatataaaatatataattaaaatttttttatttaaattagatttattattattttttaaacccATAATAGATAATAATAGATTTGATTAAGACAAAAATTACTCTATAATaagataaatttttcttatttaaattaaatCTATATGAATTTGAGATATAAGATATAtaataaaacttatcttaataaatgAATCTCATTTATTTATACATTAAATCTATAATAAATctaatctaaataaaaatttatcaaataaaatacacttattaaatatataaatttcacatatctataatattattaatatatttattatttttagagtttttattgttaaaatatattaaatttaatttttaatatttttaatgctCAACTTACCCTTACTTGAAAGGGGCCTCTCCAGGCgtaatttttcttctttgttgtggtgttcacATGATACGGTATGTCAAAGTGTGAACAAGCGGAACACAAAATTCAATCCAGCCTCGTGCGAAATATGTGACAGCCTACTAGCTCTTGCTTTTCCTCTAATCTCTTACTACAAAGTGtaaccttcaaaaaaaaaaaaaaaaaaaaaatctcccccTAAACCTCTCATAAGCCCCCCGGTCGGCATGTCGGTCCAAAAATATTTCCGGCAATTCCGGCAATGGCATTCTCAGGTATTTTGCTTTCTCAGTTTTCTCATGTTAGTTTCTCCAACCAAATCAGATGAGCTTCAAATGCTTCTGAACGTGAAGTCTGCCCTCAAGAATTCAAAAACTGATGTGTTCAGCTCATGGACACAAGAAAATTCTGTATGCAACTTCGCTGGAATTATTTGCTATGCTAATGGACTCGTTAAGGAAATCAATCTTCCCCAGCAACAACTCGAGGGTGTTCTTCCGTTTGAGTCAATCTGCGGTTTGCAATCGCTGGAGAAGATTTCCTTGGGATCAAATTCTCTTCATGGTGGCATCACTGAGGACTTGAAGAATTGCAGAAGCTTGCAGGTCTTGGATTTGGGTGGG is a window encoding:
- the LOC110644653 gene encoding malate dehydrogenase, glyoxysomal, with amino-acid sequence MESSAEATQRIARISAHLLPPNFQMEGSSILRRADCRTKGGAPGFKVAILGAAGGIGQPLAMLMKMNPLVSVLHLYDVVNAPGVTADISHMDTGAVVRGFLGQPQLENALTGMDLVIIPAGVPRKPGMTRDDLFNINAGIVRILCEGIAKCCPKAIVNLISNPVNSTVPIAAEVFKKAGMYDPKRLLGVTTLDVVRANTFVAEVLGLDPRQVDVPVVGGHAGVTILPLLSQVKPPCSFTPEEIEYLTKRIQDGGTEVVQAKAGTGSATLSMAYAAVKFADACLRGLRGDAGVVECAFVASEVTELPFFATKVRLGRNGAEEVYQLGPLNEYERIRLEKAKKELEASIQKGVSFIRK